Genomic DNA from Comamonas resistens:
TGGTCACGGGCGGCACCAAGGGAATCGGCAAGGGCATTGCGCAGGCGTTTCTTGCGGCGGGGGCCACGGTGGTGGTCTGCGGTCGCCAGCAGCCCGACGACCTGCCAATGCATGGCGGGCGCAGCGCCGGCTTCATCGCCTGCGATGTGCGCGAGGCCCAGGCCGTCCAGGCCCTGGTGGACGAGGTGCATGCGCGCCACGGCCGGCTCGATGTGCTGGTCAACAACGCCGGCGGCGCACCGGCGGCGGACGCGGCCACGGTCTCGCCGCGCTTTCACGAAAGCGTGCTGCGGCTGAACCTGTTTTCCACGCTGCATGCCTCGCAGGCAGCCAACGCCGTCATGCAGCGGCAGCCGGGCGGCGGCGTCATCGTCTGCATAGGCAGCGTCAGCGCGCTGCGTCCCTCGCCGGGCACGGCGGCCTATGGCGCGGCCAAGGCGGCGGTGCTCAACCTGGTCGGCTCGCTGGCCGTGGAGTGGGCGCCCAAGGTGCGTGTGGTGGCCGTGAGCCCCGGCCTGGTGCGCACCGAGCAGTCCCACCTGCACTTTGGCGATGGCGACGGCCTGGCCGCCGTGGCGCAAACCATTCCGGCTGGCCGCCTGGCCGAGCCTGAGGACATTGCCCAGGCTTGCCTGTACGTGGCCTCTCCCCGCGCCTCGTACATGAGCGGCACCAACCTGCTGCTGCACGGCGGCGGCGAGCGCCCGGCTTTCCTGGGGGCCTCGAACGCGGAGCCAGGCGCCGGGCATGTGGCGGCTTAGGCCGCCTGATCCCATGGCCCCAGTTGCCGGCTGACCAGAAAAAAATTCCAAAGGAGACGAACGTGAGCGATCAAGACTGGATGGAGCAGGCCCGCGCCCTGGTGGGCCGGCAATACGGGCGCATCTACGCCTGGGACCCGGTCAACCGGCCCATGATTCGCCATTGGTGCGAGCTGATGGGCGTGGAGATGCGCAGCAACGCCGAGGGCCGGGCCATTGCGCCGGCGGCCATGCTGCAGGTCTGGTGCATGGCCGGCCCCGAGGCCAACCACTACCCCGAGGGATCCACCACCGACAACCCCTTCGAGGTGCTGGGCTGCCTGGAGGCTCAGGGCTTTGCGGCGGTGGTGGCGGTGAACTCCGAGTTCAGCTTTGCACGCGATGTGCTCGAAGGCGAGCGGCTGTACTGCACCACGCGGCTGGAGAGCCTGAGCGAGCAAAAGACCACGGCCCTGGGCGTGGGCTATTTCGTGACGGTCGTCATGGACTACTACGCCCAGGGCGAAGCGGGTGGCGCGGACGATCCCGTGGGCCAGCAGCTGTTCCGCGTCTTCAAGTACCGTCCCGCGCAGCAGGCCAGGCCGGTGGCTGCCGGCGCGCCGTCCGTGCCCGTGATTCCACGCGCCATGCCGGGTCTGAACGACGACAACCGCTTCTTCTGGGAAGGCGCCCAGCAGGGTCGGCTGCTGATCCAGCG
This window encodes:
- a CDS encoding SDR family oxidoreductase is translated as MDTNHEYQNKVVLVTGGTKGIGKGIAQAFLAAGATVVVCGRQQPDDLPMHGGRSAGFIACDVREAQAVQALVDEVHARHGRLDVLVNNAGGAPAADAATVSPRFHESVLRLNLFSTLHASQAANAVMQRQPGGGVIVCIGSVSALRPSPGTAAYGAAKAAVLNLVGSLAVEWAPKVRVVAVSPGLVRTEQSHLHFGDGDGLAAVAQTIPAGRLAEPEDIAQACLYVASPRASYMSGTNLLLHGGGERPAFLGASNAEPGAGHVAA
- a CDS encoding Zn-ribbon domain-containing OB-fold protein, with the translated sequence MSDQDWMEQARALVGRQYGRIYAWDPVNRPMIRHWCELMGVEMRSNAEGRAIAPAAMLQVWCMAGPEANHYPEGSTTDNPFEVLGCLEAQGFAAVVAVNSEFSFARDVLEGERLYCTTRLESLSEQKTTALGVGYFVTVVMDYYAQGEAGGADDPVGQQLFRVFKYRPAQQARPVAAGAPSVPVIPRAMPGLNDDNRFFWEGAQQGRLLIQRCQGCGDLHHPPGPVCPQCQSFEWDTVQASGRGTVYSYVVMHYPEVPPYEYPNPIGLIELEEGVRVVAQLVGVQPDQMQIGMPVQVEFNTFGELTLPQFRPVA